The genomic region CAAAAGCTATATCAGCCAGTCCCTTTAATAAATGAGTAGCCACCACCTTAGAACTATTTTGTTTAACATAAAATTTACTGTTAGGGTAGTTTTTATTAAATGCACTCACCATTTTAGGGACTATGAACTGTGCTGGAACAGAGCTGGAGGAGATGTTGATTTCTCCTGGTAACTTATCATTATCGCATAAACAATCTAATGCTTTTTTTTTCATAGCGAGAATTTGTTCTGCCCAGTAAAAAAGTTTTTTCCCAGACGGTGTTAAAATAGCCTGTCTGCCGATACGGTCAAACAAAGGTTGGCCCAAATCTTTCTCCAAATTATTTATATGAGTGCTTACGGTGGACTGACTTAAAAATAAGTTTTCTGCTGCTTTAGAAAAGTTCTTTGTTTTTGCTACTTCGACGAAAACCGTTAACTGATGTAAATGCACAAAATCCCCTCCTCATAGTCTTCATTAACAATCTTAAAGGATGACATCGATTTTATCAATAGATAACGCTGCAAACTATCTATAAAAGCTTTTGTATAGCTATAAAATAGCGATTATAATGAAGTTATTAAACTTTAATTACATATGTGAAAAACATATCGTGGAGGGGAAACGTTTTGTACACTGTAGGAATAGATGTAGGGTCAGCTGCTATAAAGATAGTTGCTTTTGATGGTAACGATTATAAATACACAATTGAGCCCACTGGATGGTCTCCCAAAAGTAAAGGAGCGGAAGTTTATAGTCGTTTTCTTAGCGATAACAAAATTTCTTCTGGACATATCAAAAAGGTGGTTGCTACAGGTTATGGGGGAAGAAGATTAGATTTTATCGATGAATATAAAAGTGAGATAACCTGCCATGGCAGAGGGTGCCACGTTTTAGACCCTAGCATTAAGGGAGTTATAGACATAGGCGGTCAAGACAGCAAAGCCATGCTGCTAAACGGCAGTGGTAAGGTGCTAGATTTTACCTTAAATGACAAATGCGCCGCAGGGACAGGAAGGTTTCTTCAGGTCACAGTTAATGCCTTAGGACTAGATATGGACCAGATTGATGCTTTAGCAAATAACAGTAAGCCTCTAGAAATTGATAATATGTGCGCAGTATTTGCTGAAACAGAAGTACTTAATTTGATAGTTCAAGGGGCTAAGCAGGGAGATATTTTAGCAGGCCTATTAAAATCAATAGCCCTTAGAATTGGGAGCTTAGCTGGAAAGGTCGATATAGAGGGAGAAGTAGCTTTTTGCGGTGGTGTTGCTCAAAGCAAAGTACTAACACAAATGGTTGAGCAGTATTGCAATCTAAAAATTAATAAGCTAGAAAATCCGCAAATTACTGGAGCGTTAGGTGCGGCAGTAATAGGATTTTAGCAATATATAAACACACTTAGGGAGGGAATTTAATGCGAGCAAAAACAATGGAGTATTTTGATAGTCTGATTGCAGAAAGTGCTGTAAAAATCAAAGAGGAAAAAGAAAAAGGTAAAAAGGTTATGGGGTATTACTGTGTTTTTTCTCCTGTAGAACTAATAGAGGCATCGGGAGCTTTTAGCGTAGGCCTTTGTGCAACAAAACAGGAGCCGATAGCAGCAGCTGAAAAGCACCTGCCTAGGAATCTTTGTCCACTTATTAAATCAAGTTATGGATTTGCAATTACAGATAAATGTCCCTACTTTTTCTTTGCCGATGCCGTCATGGCTGAGACAACCTGTGATGGAAAAAAGAAAATGTATGAGCTGATGGCTGACATTAAGCCTATGGTTGTTCTTGATATACCTAACTCATCTGTTTATGAAAAAAGAAAACAACATTGGATGGACGAAATTTATAGAGCAAAAGACTTTATAAAAGGTCAGCTTGGACTTGATATTACTGAAGATAAGCTTAAAGAAAAGATTAAGGAACACAATGAAGAAAGAAAGCTTTTAATGGAACTTGTGGCACTAAATAAATCCAATCCAACCCCCATATCAGGCTCTGATCTTTTAAAAGTGCTTTGGGGCAGACAGTTTAAAGCTGATAGAGAAGAGTATATATCTAAAGTAAAGGATTTAATGGAGGAGCTTCAAGACATTATAGCTAATACCGATAAAGTCAAAGGACCAAGAATTTTAGTTACTGGTTCACCTACAGGAGTTGGACAGGAAAAAGTAATAAACGCAATAGAAGAGTTAGGTGGCCAGGTAGTTCTTCAGGAGGCATGTTCAGGAGTAAAAGGACTAGTTGATCTTGTAGATGAAGATAAAAACCCATATGAGGCCCTAGCTGAGAAATACATGGATATACCTTGCTCATGTACCTCCCCTAACACTAGGCGTTTTGATTTAACAAATAAACTTGTAGAAGAATACAACATCGATGGTATAGTAGACATAACACTACAAGCATGCCATACTTATAACATCGAGTCTTACCAGCTAAAAAAAGCAGTAAATGCTCCTTTTACCCAAATAGAAACTGACTATAGTCAATCAGATGTAGAACAAATTAAACTTAGAATAAGTTCCTTGTTTGAGTTAATTGAAGGGTAAAACTAAAGCCTGTTGAGAGAAGAATCTCAACAGGCTTTTTTATTGGCAACTTTAGATGCGAACGGCTTTGCGAGGTCTAATTAAGGCTTTTTCACCGTAACCTACAAGATCCATTCGACCTGCTTTTTTTAAAGCCTTTAAAACTAAATGATAATTTTTGGGGTTTTTATACTGAATTAGCGCTCGTTGCATCGCCTTTTCGTGGGGAGCTTTAGGCACATACACCTCATCCATTGTTCGAGGGTCAATTTCAGTATAATACATACATGTAGAAAGAGTGCCTGGAGTGGGGTAGAAATCTTGAACCTGTTCTGGCGTATGTCCTATATCTCTTAAATATTCCGCTAACTCAATCGCAGCGTCAAGGTCAGAGCCGGGGTGACTTGACATAAGATAAGGAACTAAGTATTGTTCTTTTCCAATTTGCCTATTTACTTTATAAAATTTATCGGCGAATTTTTCATAAACTTCTCGCTTGGGTTTACCCATCTTACTTAAAACTTTAGGTGAAATATGCTCTGGTGCTACTTTAAGCTGTCCGCTGACATGGTGCTCACATAACTCCTCAAAAAAGCTATCATCCGTGTCCTTTAAAAGATAATCATAGCGAATCCCAGAGCGGATAAACACCTTTTTAACACCCTGAATATCTCTAAGCTCTTTTAAAAGCTCGCTATAATCACTATGACTTGCCTTAAGGTTTTTACAAGGTTTGGGGTATAAGCACTGCTTGTCAGTACAGACTCCATGTTTAGTTTGTTTTTGACATGCTTGAGTTCTAAAGTTTGCTGTGGGACCGCCCACATCATGGATATATCCTTTAAAATCGCTCATATCTACCATTTCTTTTGCTTCATTAACTATGGCCTCTTTACTACGGTTTTGAATGATTCTCCCCTGATGAAAGGTGAGGGCGCAAAATGAACAGCCCCCAAAACAACCTCTGCTACTTACTAGGCTAAACTTGACCTCTTTTATAGCTGGAACTCCGCCGTCCTTCTCATATATAGGATGATAGGTTTTAGTAAAGGGGAGGAGATAGATGCTGTCTAGTTCATCTGTTGTCATCGGCGGGGCCGGTGGGTTTTGTACCACATAAGTATTTTTATTATACTGCTCAATTAATGTATCAGCGCTTATAGGGTCAGTATTTCTATACTGGAGTTTGAAGCTTTTGGCATAGGCGCTTTTGTCTGAGCTAACCTCTTTAAAAGAAGGTAAGAATTTCCCCTGATATACACTAGAAGGATCACTTGTTTTAAACACAGTACCCTTAATATAGGTTAAGTGGTCTATAAGTAATCCACTTTTTAAACCTTCTGCTATTTCAACAATTTGTTTTTCTCCCATACCATAGACCAAAAGGTCAGCTTTAGAATCTAGCAGAATTGACCGACGGACTTTATTATCCCAATAATCGTAATGTGCCAGCCTCCTAAGACTAGCTTCAATACCACCTAAGATTATCGGCACATCCTTGTATGCTTCTTTAGCTCTGTTTGCGTAGACGATTGTAGCCCTATCCGGCCGCTTGTGCCCTTGCCCGCCAGGAGAGTAGCTATCATCATGCCTGCGTTTTTTTGAAACGGTATAGTGGTTGACCATTGAATCAATGTTACCACCGGTAATTAAAAAAGCGTACTTGGGTTTGCCTAAAAGTTTAAAGTCATCGGCTGACTCCCAGCTGGGCTGGGGGATTATTCCCACAGAAAAGCCCTGACTTTCAAGGACCCTGCCGATAATGGCAGCTCCAAATGAGGGGTGATCTACATAGGCATCACCACTGATTATAACAAAATCTAACTGGGTTATATTCCTTTTTAACAAATCTTCTTCATTTATAGGTAAAAATCCATTAGTCATTTAAATCCTCCTGAAAATAATAGGTGTTACTATTATATAGCATTTTTATATTTTTAACAAAGTGTGAAGTAATGTCAAATAATGTTGACAAAAGTCGAATGAACTAATAATATAGTATCTTGGTTAAGAGAAATAGAATAAACTTTTAATTTGAGATTTATATTTTTTATGAGGAGGAAACTAAAAATGCTAATAAAGGCAAAAGTACCTGCTAAAAATAGTATGTTATTTTTGGTTTATACATTTATAGTAGTATTTACGTTCTTATCAGTGTTTGGAGCTATTTACTTTGCACAATCTATCTCACAGCAGTCGAACCTTAGGTCATATAACTCAAACTATGCTTATGGTCTAGAAAAAGAGAATGATAAAGATGATCACGAATATGAGGCGTCTAATACTAAATACGGTGGTCTAAAACCTAACTACTATAAAGGGTTTAACCCAAAATTTAGTAGAGATGAGGTTGAGCTGTTAGAAAATATTGTGACTGCTGAATCCCAAGGAGAACCATTAAAGGGCAAAATAGCAGTGGTTAATGTAATTTTAAACAGGGTAGATAACGACCACTACCCTGACTCAGTAGAAGAGGTGATATTTCAACAGGGACAATTTAACCCTACATGGGATGGTAGCCTAGAAAGAGTTAACAATATTACACCTAAAACAAAGGAAGCTGTTGGGCGCGCGATTGAAGGGCAGCAGTCGGTTCCTAGCAACACCTTGTTTTTTATGAACCAAGAAATTGCCGAGGACTTTACTATTGCTAACACACGGCAATATGTTAAAACCATTGGGAACCATACGTTCTTTAGGTAATAATAAAATAGCTCAAAGTTAATACTGTATTATCCAAAGTAAGAACCTTAATTATATGGTTCTTACTTTTGGTTTTTAAAGAGCACAAAACTTAACTAGCTTTACAAGGCAGAAATTTGTAAAGATTTCCTGTTAGATTGATACTTTTTACTGTTTTTGTTAGCAACATTGTTAATTGGGGTGTTA from Proteinivorax hydrogeniformans harbors:
- a CDS encoding cell wall hydrolase translates to MLIKAKVPAKNSMLFLVYTFIVVFTFLSVFGAIYFAQSISQQSNLRSYNSNYAYGLEKENDKDDHEYEASNTKYGGLKPNYYKGFNPKFSRDEVELLENIVTAESQGEPLKGKIAVVNVILNRVDNDHYPDSVEEVIFQQGQFNPTWDGSLERVNNITPKTKEAVGRAIEGQQSVPSNTLFFMNQEIAEDFTIANTRQYVKTIGNHTFFR
- a CDS encoding YgiQ family radical SAM protein, coding for MTNGFLPINEEDLLKRNITQLDFVIISGDAYVDHPSFGAAIIGRVLESQGFSVGIIPQPSWESADDFKLLGKPKYAFLITGGNIDSMVNHYTVSKKRRHDDSYSPGGQGHKRPDRATIVYANRAKEAYKDVPIILGGIEASLRRLAHYDYWDNKVRRSILLDSKADLLVYGMGEKQIVEIAEGLKSGLLIDHLTYIKGTVFKTSDPSSVYQGKFLPSFKEVSSDKSAYAKSFKLQYRNTDPISADTLIEQYNKNTYVVQNPPAPPMTTDELDSIYLLPFTKTYHPIYEKDGGVPAIKEVKFSLVSSRGCFGGCSFCALTFHQGRIIQNRSKEAIVNEAKEMVDMSDFKGYIHDVGGPTANFRTQACQKQTKHGVCTDKQCLYPKPCKNLKASHSDYSELLKELRDIQGVKKVFIRSGIRYDYLLKDTDDSFFEELCEHHVSGQLKVAPEHISPKVLSKMGKPKREVYEKFADKFYKVNRQIGKEQYLVPYLMSSHPGSDLDAAIELAEYLRDIGHTPEQVQDFYPTPGTLSTCMYYTEIDPRTMDEVYVPKAPHEKAMQRALIQYKNPKNYHLVLKALKKAGRMDLVGYGEKALIRPRKAVRI
- a CDS encoding double-cubane-cluster-containing anaerobic reductase; the protein is MRAKTMEYFDSLIAESAVKIKEEKEKGKKVMGYYCVFSPVELIEASGAFSVGLCATKQEPIAAAEKHLPRNLCPLIKSSYGFAITDKCPYFFFADAVMAETTCDGKKKMYELMADIKPMVVLDIPNSSVYEKRKQHWMDEIYRAKDFIKGQLGLDITEDKLKEKIKEHNEERKLLMELVALNKSNPTPISGSDLLKVLWGRQFKADREEYISKVKDLMEELQDIIANTDKVKGPRILVTGSPTGVGQEKVINAIEELGGQVVLQEACSGVKGLVDLVDEDKNPYEALAEKYMDIPCSCTSPNTRRFDLTNKLVEEYNIDGIVDITLQACHTYNIESYQLKKAVNAPFTQIETDYSQSDVEQIKLRISSLFELIEG
- a CDS encoding acyl-CoA dehydratase activase — encoded protein: MYTVGIDVGSAAIKIVAFDGNDYKYTIEPTGWSPKSKGAEVYSRFLSDNKISSGHIKKVVATGYGGRRLDFIDEYKSEITCHGRGCHVLDPSIKGVIDIGGQDSKAMLLNGSGKVLDFTLNDKCAAGTGRFLQVTVNALGLDMDQIDALANNSKPLEIDNMCAVFAETEVLNLIVQGAKQGDILAGLLKSIALRIGSLAGKVDIEGEVAFCGGVAQSKVLTQMVEQYCNLKINKLENPQITGALGAAVIGF